AGCAGAGGATCAAAACCTAATCCTCCAAGCAGTTACACAAATTAATCAGCGAAGTTACCAGTCGATTAACAATGAACTATTTACTGCTCTACAGCACGAAAATCCTGAAGTCAGACTTAAGGCGTTACGAGACTTAAAAAACTTATATCAATTTGTTTCTCCTGTAATTACCAAAATAGCGCAAATGCATTCAGACCAAGACTATGAAGTAAGACAGACTGCCATTAATATCTTACGGCAGCTTAATGCTAGCCCGTTACCTACGTTTTATAATTACTCTGATGATGAAGTCGGGGATTTAATTGTGGGGCAAGAAAGCGCAGCAAATCTACATTTAGTTGCTTATTTGTTAGCAGAGTTAGATGCTGAAAAATAATGTTAAAAATTCATGTTAAAAATTCTTTTTCTATCTACTTCAGTGGGTTCTCTGGGTTCAGGACAAGGGGGTGGAGTGGAGTTAACGATCCAAAATTTAGCCCAAGAGTTAGTTAATCGTGGTCATCAATTAGAAGTAGTTGCCCCTCAAGAATCTTGGTTAACGGATATTGCGGTAACTACCATCCAGGGTAATCTACAAGTTCCCGTGCAGACTCAAAACAGAGACATGACCATCTGTATGCCTGCAAATTCAGTTCTGGCAAATATGTGGGAGTATGCCAGACTAGTACAAAATAAATACGATTTGATCGTTAATTTCGCCTTTGACTGGCTGCCTTTTTATCTCACACCTTTTTTTACTACTCCTATTGCCCACTTTATCAGTATGGGTTCAATGACGAATGCTAGCGATCGCATGATGGAGCAGATTATCACTCAGTACCCTGGTACTTTTGGCGTTTATACTCAGTCCCAGGCTGATACTTTTACTTTTGGTCACCAGTGCCAAATCTTGGGTAGTGCTGTTGATTTATCACTTTATCAATTTAATCCTCATCCAGGTACGAGCCTTGCCTGGTTGGGGCGGATTGCCCCCGAAAAAGCTTTAGAAGATGCAGTGGCAGCCGTTAATCTGACCAAAACTCCCTTGAAGATTATGGGTAGAATTCAGGATCGAGATTACTGGGACAAGATCTGTGATGATTTCCCCGACGCACCAATGGAATATCTAGGGTTTTTAGATACCAATAAATTACAGCAAGAATTGGGCAAATGTCGCGCCTTACTAATGACTCCCCGTTGGCTGGAAGCGTTTGGCAATGTGGCGATCGAAGCTTTAGCCTGCGGTGTACCAATCATTGCCTATCGTCGTGGTGGCCCTTCGGAGATTGTCAAAGATGGTCAGACTGGCTTTTTGGTTGAACCAGATAATGTGCCAGAATTAGCCCATGCTATTACTAAAATCTCCCAGATCGATCGCCTTGCCTGCCGGCAACAGGCGGAAACAGAATACTCTTTGGCAGCTTTAGGCGATCGCTTTGAAGCCTGGTTTCAGCAAATAATTAGTTAAACAATTATTTGGTTTATTCTCGCTCCCTGTCTTGTGGTTCATCCAACTGAGGCTTATCCATTTCCTCTTTAAAACCTTTAATAGTTTTGCCTAAAGCACTACCAATTTCGGGAATTTTTTTAGGGCCAAACACAAGTACCGCAACTAGACCAATGATCGCGACTTCAGGTATACCTAAACCGAACATAATTAAATCTCCTGCACTAAAATCTATTACGATTAATAGCTATATATATCTATAAAGTCTGTCTCAGTATATCGTTAAACATAGAGACATCTGTGGCTATCAGTATAATTGCCTAGATCGAGTATTTTAATAACCTAATGTTAGAAACTTCCCAACCTTCACTACGCCAAGAACAACATCCTTTAATTCATCGACTAGCAGAGAGGATTCTCAATTATTGGCAAAAATATTTAGAACTCTCGGCTTATAATTTGCCTGAAGGATTGGGTTATGTCGAAGGCAAGCTAGAGGGAGAAAGATTGCGGATTGAAAATCGTTGCTATCAAACGCCTCAATTTCGCAAAATGCACTTGGAGTTAGCCAAAGTAGGCAACAACCTCGATATTCTCCATTGTGTCATGTTTCCGCGCTCTGAATATCCTTTACCAATGTTTGGCTGCGATCTAGTTGCTGGTCGAGGAGGCATTAGTGCAGCGATCGCCGATTTATCCCCCACTAGCCCCGATAAAACTCTCTCCCCTGGATATATTAAGTCTCTCAGGGATTTACCTCAGCTAGAGTTTAGCGAAGTCAGAGAATTACCACCTTGGGCAGATATTTTTTCTGATTTTTGTTTGTTTGTGCGACCTCATAATGCAGAAGAAGAACAAAACTTTCTTGATTTGGCTGCTAATTATTTACGGGTTCACTGTCAACAAGCGATCGCCTCAAATCCTGTTTCACCCTCAGAACAAAAACTGTATTTGGCAGGACAGAGGTATTACTGTAGTAAGCAGCAGCAAAACGATAAAACCCGTCGTGTTTTGGAGAAAGCTTTTGGCGAAACTTGGGCAGAAAACTACATGACTAACGTGTTATTTGATGTGCCAGAAGCAGTCATAACAGTTGAGAAAGTAGCAGGTTTAGAACCATAATTTCCTTAATGTTAGTTATTCATAATATTTTGGATATTATTCTGGATTTCTGCCCATTGACGGGGAAAACGATCTTTGCTGTAGATCAGCAAGGCTTTATTCAGAAAAGCGATCGCCTGTCGTTTATTTTCGGCTGGCTCACCCTTGACTCGATGACGATAAGCCCCACCGATATTGTTGTTGAGCATTGCCCAGTTGTAGGGAAATCTTTCTAAACTATGAATCGATAAAGCATTTTCATAGTGAGAGATCGAGCGCTCAATATTATTAGCTTTTTCGCCCTTAATACGGAATTGAAAAGCATTGCCTAAATTATTTTGCAACATTGCCCAACGATTAGGGTCATTTGCTAGGGTATAAATAGTTAAAGCTTTTTCCAAATGATTAATCGCAATTTCGATATTTTCGGCTTTTTCTCCCTCCAGACGGTTGGGGTAAATATCGCCCAAGTTATTTTGAGATGCTGCCCAATCTTGGGGATATTCGGCGAGACTATGTACTGATAAAGCTCGATTGTAGCAAGCGATCGCCGTTTCAATGTTTTTAGCTCGTTCTCCTGTTATGCGATAAGAATAAGCGATCCCTAGATTACGCTGAATGTTACCCCAAATGTAGGCATATTTTTCGCGGGTAATCACTTCTAGCGCCAGTTGATAGGTGGCAATTGCCTGTTCGACGTTTTCTTGACGACTACCTAAAACGCGATCGCGATAAACATTGCCTAAGTTTAACTGAATTATCGCCCAATCTTTAACATAAAGGGTTGGCAGATAAACTTTTAAAGCTGCTTGATAAGCGACAATCGCCAGTTCAATATTGTTGGATTTATCACCTGCGGGATAGCCACTAATCAAATTACCAAAATTAATTAGATCATTGGCGATCGCTTTGCCCTGATTTGGCTCAACCGAGATAATTGTTTCCTTTGCCCAGTTTTCCAGAATCTTGGTGGTATTATGGTCAAACCGATCCTGATTATCGCGAATTAAAGCATAAACTTCAGCTACTGGTAGACGATTGGAGATCTGCTGTAGCAAATTCATTAAAAACTCAAAATACTCTTTACGTCGATTGTTAAAAGTATTAGTTTTTTCTAACTGTAGTAACTTTCCTGCTAGATTAAGCAAACGTTCGGCAGCATTAAGATCTCCCGTCTGCCTGAGTGTTTCACCCACAGACATTAAACGGCTAATAAAATCTTGATTGACTAACTGAGGATGAGCATTGAGAATACTAATCTCCTGCTCTTGAGGATTGCTGAGTAAAGCATCAATTAATTTGAGGTAGTGAGATTCCAGCTTGCTCATGGGGATAAAGACTAATTGCACCTTATTTTATTCTACAGCCGTATAATGTATCGGACTCTATCCCTATATATATATTCATTCTGCAACCGTGACTGCAAATAAAAAATCATCTCCTTCTATAGGTAGTATTGCTAAGTTAGTCGCGATCACCACTTTGGCAAGTAAACTATTTGGTTTTGTCCGTCAGATCGCGATTACTGCCGCCTTTGGTATTGGTGCTGTCAGCAATGCCTATGCCTATGCCTATATTATTCCTAGCTTTTTTCTGGTGATTTTAGGCGGAATTAATGGCCCTTTTCACAGTGCTTTACTCAGTGTTTTAGCCAAAAAAGAGAAATCAGCAGCAGCACCGATTGTGGAAACTGTAAGTACTCTAGTCAGTCTTGCTTTATTAGTATTAACCTTATTAATCATCATTTTCGCCAGTAACCTAATCGATTTATCTGGCTCAAACTTAGCCCTAGAAACCAAAGAATTAGCCGTACTACAACTACGAATTATGGCACCTTTGGCTCTACTGGCAGGATTAATTGGTATTGGTTTTGGCACCTTAAGCGCCGTTGATAGTTATTTGCTCCCCAGTATTAGCCCTCTACTATCAAGCCTGACTCTGATTTTGGGAGTGGGCTACATTCTCTGGAGATTTGGCGAACAGATTAACACTCCTCAGTATTATCAATTAGGGGCGATCGTCCTGGCGGGGGGAACTCTGGCAGGGGGATTATTACAGTGGCTGTCCCAACTTATTTTGCAGTGGCGCTTGGATATGGGAACCTTGCGACTAAGATTTAACTGGCGTTTGCCTGGAGTTATGGAAGTTTTTCGCCTCATGGCACCAGCGATCCTCTCTTCAGGAATGGCGACGGTTAGTTTAACGGTTGATTTACAATTTGTTTCGGGAATTGAAGGAGCAGCTTTTGCCATCAGCAGTGCCAATTTTATTATGTTGACTCCTTTAGGGATTATTTCCAACATGATTTTGGTACCTTTTTTACCGATCTTTTCTCGTTTAGCTGCTCCAGAAAACTGGAGTGAATTAAAAGTTAAAATTCGCCAAGGATTGTTTTTGGGTGCATTGAGCTTGCTACCTTTAAGTGCCATTTTTATCTCTTTAGCTTTACCGATCGTCAGACTAGCCTTTGAGCGAGGTCAATTTGATGCCGATGCTTCCCAGTTTGTAGCTTCTTTGCTCATGGTCTATGGTTTTGGGATGGTTTTTTATATGGCGCGGGATGTACTAGTGAGAGTGTTTTATGGTTTGGGAGACGCTCAGACACCATTTAAAATAAGCATTGTCAATGTTCTCTTAAATGCTTTATTAGATTATCTCTTGGTCAATATTTGGGGTGCGCCAGGAATCCTCATGGCAACTATTGGGGTAAATATGATGGCGACGATCGCTTTTTTGTGGATCTTGAATCGTCGTTTAAATGGCTTGCCCTTATTACAGTGGAGTAAAGATCTGGCAGGTTTATTTATTGCTACAACGGTGGCGGGTGTTGCTAGTTATGGAGTCAGTCAAGGATTAGAAAAGGCGATCGGTCATGGTAATCTCTTATTACTGTTGCTAGAATTAAGTCTAGCTAGCGGTGTGGCGATCATTATTTTTAGTCTAATCGCGATGCAGCTTAAATTACCTGAGTTGAATATTTTAACGAGTAGGATTAGACAGAAGTTGGGGAGATAAATATATCAATGCAGGACAAGTTTTTTGCCTAAATTGCCACGCAAACGCGATCGGAGTTGGCGATCCGCCCTGTATCTCCAGAT
The sequence above is a segment of the Pleurocapsa minor HA4230-MV1 genome. Coding sequences within it:
- the murJ gene encoding murein biosynthesis integral membrane protein MurJ; this encodes MTANKKSSPSIGSIAKLVAITTLASKLFGFVRQIAITAAFGIGAVSNAYAYAYIIPSFFLVILGGINGPFHSALLSVLAKKEKSAAAPIVETVSTLVSLALLVLTLLIIIFASNLIDLSGSNLALETKELAVLQLRIMAPLALLAGLIGIGFGTLSAVDSYLLPSISPLLSSLTLILGVGYILWRFGEQINTPQYYQLGAIVLAGGTLAGGLLQWLSQLILQWRLDMGTLRLRFNWRLPGVMEVFRLMAPAILSSGMATVSLTVDLQFVSGIEGAAFAISSANFIMLTPLGIISNMILVPFLPIFSRLAAPENWSELKVKIRQGLFLGALSLLPLSAIFISLALPIVRLAFERGQFDADASQFVASLLMVYGFGMVFYMARDVLVRVFYGLGDAQTPFKISIVNVLLNALLDYLLVNIWGAPGILMATIGVNMMATIAFLWILNRRLNGLPLLQWSKDLAGLFIATTVAGVASYGVSQGLEKAIGHGNLLLLLLELSLASGVAIIIFSLIAMQLKLPELNILTSRIRQKLGR
- a CDS encoding tetratricopeptide repeat protein, with amino-acid sequence MSKLESHYLKLIDALLSNPQEQEISILNAHPQLVNQDFISRLMSVGETLRQTGDLNAAERLLNLAGKLLQLEKTNTFNNRRKEYFEFLMNLLQQISNRLPVAEVYALIRDNQDRFDHNTTKILENWAKETIISVEPNQGKAIANDLINFGNLISGYPAGDKSNNIELAIVAYQAALKVYLPTLYVKDWAIIQLNLGNVYRDRVLGSRQENVEQAIATYQLALEVITREKYAYIWGNIQRNLGIAYSYRITGERAKNIETAIACYNRALSVHSLAEYPQDWAASQNNLGDIYPNRLEGEKAENIEIAINHLEKALTIYTLANDPNRWAMLQNNLGNAFQFRIKGEKANNIERSISHYENALSIHSLERFPYNWAMLNNNIGGAYRHRVKGEPAENKRQAIAFLNKALLIYSKDRFPRQWAEIQNNIQNIMNN
- a CDS encoding glycosyltransferase family 4 protein, translating into MLKILFLSTSVGSLGSGQGGGVELTIQNLAQELVNRGHQLEVVAPQESWLTDIAVTTIQGNLQVPVQTQNRDMTICMPANSVLANMWEYARLVQNKYDLIVNFAFDWLPFYLTPFFTTPIAHFISMGSMTNASDRMMEQIITQYPGTFGVYTQSQADTFTFGHQCQILGSAVDLSLYQFNPHPGTSLAWLGRIAPEKALEDAVAAVNLTKTPLKIMGRIQDRDYWDKICDDFPDAPMEYLGFLDTNKLQQELGKCRALLMTPRWLEAFGNVAIEALACGVPIIAYRRGGPSEIVKDGQTGFLVEPDNVPELAHAITKISQIDRLACRQQAETEYSLAALGDRFEAWFQQIIS
- a CDS encoding phycocyanobilin:ferredoxin oxidoreductase: MLETSQPSLRQEQHPLIHRLAERILNYWQKYLELSAYNLPEGLGYVEGKLEGERLRIENRCYQTPQFRKMHLELAKVGNNLDILHCVMFPRSEYPLPMFGCDLVAGRGGISAAIADLSPTSPDKTLSPGYIKSLRDLPQLEFSEVRELPPWADIFSDFCLFVRPHNAEEEQNFLDLAANYLRVHCQQAIASNPVSPSEQKLYLAGQRYYCSKQQQNDKTRRVLEKAFGETWAENYMTNVLFDVPEAVITVEKVAGLEP
- the tatA gene encoding twin-arginine translocase TatA/TatE family subunit: MFGLGIPEVAIIGLVAVLVFGPKKIPEIGSALGKTIKGFKEEMDKPQLDEPQDRERE